gaTCCCTGAGAGGAACAACGAGAAGATCCTGGACCTCATCCACAAGATCatcgagctgctgactggagaggtgacactgccgggaatgctgggacattatataataacacaaggtataatgtgtctgggtgatgactgtatcattgtgtgtcaggttcctataagatgtcaggatgtcgccgtctatttctccatggaggagtgggagtatatagaagaacacaaggatctgtacaaggaggtCATGACGGAGGACCACCGGAACCACACAcctccgggtaagagggatctgtacaaggacattatgatggaggaccaccggaaacGCACATCACCGGGTGagggggatctgtacaaggacgtaatgacggaggaccaccagcccctcacatTACCGGATAagaaggatctgtacaaggagctcatgatggaggaccaccggaaccgcacatcacccggtaagagggatctgtacaaggacgtcacgaTGGGggaccaccagcccctcacatcagCGGatgagagggatctgtacaaggaggtCATGAcggaggaccaccggaaccgcacatcaacgggtaagagggatctgtacaaggacatcATAACGAAGGACCACCAACCCTTCACATTACCAGATAAGAAGGATCTTTacaaggaggtcatgatggaggaccaccagaacCGCACATCTCCGGGTAagaaggatctgtacaaggacgtcatgatggaggaccaccatcCCCTCACATTACCGGATAagaaggatctgtacaaggaggttattatggaggaccaccggaaccgcacatcatcgggtaagagggatctataCAAGGACGTCCTGATGGAGGCCCACCAGAaccgcacatcaccgggtaagagggatctatacaaggacgtcatgatggaggaccaccatcCCCTCACATTACCGGATAagaaggatctgtacaaggaggttatgatggaggaccaccgggaccgcacatcaccgggtaagagggatctatacaaggacgtcatgatggaggcccACCAGAACCGCACATCactgggtaagagggatctgtacaaggacgtcatgatggaggaccaccatcccctcacatcaccgggtaagagggatttgtacaaggaggtcatgatggaggaccaccagcccctcacatTACCAGATAagaaggatctgtacaaggaggtcatgatggaggaccaccagaacCGCACATTAcccggtaagagggatctgtacaaggacgtcatgacggAGGACCACCAACCCCTCACATTACCGGATAagaaggatctgtacaaggacgtcatgatggaggaccaccatcCCCTCACATTACCCGATAagaaggatctgtacaaggaggttatgatggaggaccaccggaacaGCACACCACCTGGTAAGAGGGATctctacaaggacgtcatgatggaggcccaccggaaccgcacatcaccgggtaagaggagagTTTCAGAAGAGCAGTTTGAGGGTCACCCAGATCCTCCCATCATCTGATCATCACATATAacaatgtattcagtcactgtgtctcctacagatggatccagggagagaaatccaccagagagatgtccccgttctccgtattcccaggactgtccagaggaaaatctcaATATCCCTCAGAATCATCAGGTAATTATCCGTAGGTGGCATCAACAGCAAATCTACAGTATGGCATATAGGGAACTGTGCAGATCTTATACAGTATTtctgaaaaattattttgtttaacattttcTTTTAGGTTGAAGATCTGATTGATTTTAAAGTTGAAGTGATAGAGGAGGAGGCATTAGTGAGGTATGACAGACACTTTAAAGAGGAAGAGGTACCTACAGCTATCAGCACAGGTCAGTAAACAGCAGTTCACGCATTAGAGCCACGTTCCTTCTTCATGACCGGTCCTCTATAGGAAGTTAAAAGGGGATTTCCAGTCATAAGAAGCGGATAACCTaaacttaggataggccatcaatatctgatcggtgggggtccgactcccggcaccaccgccgatcagctgttttgaagggctgCTGCACTCGTACGACCTCTGCTCCTTCTTCATTCCTTATCTTCTCGCTCTGTGAATCGCCAACTGAATCGACTCTgagaatttcttatgactggacaaccccttttctgTCCTCCATGAAAAACAGCTAGACCATGTTGGAGATTATCGGACCTTCACAAGACGCCATCATTTAAAACTCCAAAGAGCCAAACCCAACAAATAAACTGGTGTTATTTACTCCTATTCAGTCATGCTACTTACCATCTACGTATCTTTCATGGAGGCCCCTTTTGAACTCGCACTCCCATTCTTCTGCATGTACAGTTATATCTGGTCTTAATCAGGTTTTGTAAGCTCCCGGAAGGTTTttaataaaccttttttttatccttttattcTTTTTATCCCTAGAATCTAGAAGAGAAGATCAGGACATGGGACAGGATTCCCCAGGAGAACACCCCATTACTTCAGCTATGTCCCACCACTACCTATTCCAGGCTGACCGATCCTCTGACTTCTCTAATCACGTGGCTCTCTTTCCAGATCAATCATATTTTGATGCTCAAAATTCAGAGCAGATCGGGGGGGAAACCTATTCCTGTTCCGAATGTGGAAAACTTTTTATGTTTAACTCCAAGCTTTTCGCTCACCAGAGAACGCACAGCGCGGCGAAGATGATCTTGTGCTCAGAgtgtgggatttttttctctcaaAAATTGTCTCTCGTTCAACATCAAAAAATCCATACAGATGAAAACTCCTCGAGTTTAGTCCAACATCAGTTCGGTAACGTGGCGGAGACATCACTTAATTGTTCTGATTGTGGGGAGAGCTTTACGGACaaatttgttctgctgagacaccAGAGGAACCACATGGAGATAAAGAGATTTCCCTGTTCCGAGTGTGGGAAATATTTTTCATTGAAGTCCGGTCTTGCCCGGCACCAGCGAATTCACACGGGGGAAAAACCATTTCCATGTTTTGAATGTTGGAAATTTTTTGCCGTGAAATCAGATCTTGTAAAACACCAGCGGatccacacaggggagaagcccttTCCCTGTTCAGAGTGTGGGAAACGATTTACTCAAAAGCCTCATTTTATTAAGCATCAGCGAACTCACACCGGAGAGAAACCCTTTTCCTGTTCCGACTGCGGGAAACGTTTCAGCCAGAAACCTCACCTGGTAAAACATAAGAGAGTTCACACGGGGGAGAGGCCGTTCGTATGTTCCGagtgtggaagatgttttactggTAAACAAATTCTCCTTAAACATCAGAGAGTTCATCTAAGTTGATAACCACTCGCCCTCCTCCTCCGATCGTGCCACCATTAATAGCTGGGACTGAGAGCTGTATAAAGCCCGTGCTCTGTAGTACCACTGCCTTCTGAAATTCATGGACACCCGTGCATTTCAATGGGCACGTGATGTTCTCATACTAATGTGATATACTTTGAATGCTATCAGAAAAAAAAGCTGCCAAGTCTTTCTTTTTGGTAAAGACTTtaacatgtatggacagtgatgtcaggggctcacatgtaggtagtccccagccagagcatcggtagcGCTCTGACCGAGGACTGGAGAAGCCTCTaacgttactatccatatatggttagtgacgtcaggggctactcctgtcccatagtccccggccagagcgcttccGAAGCTTTGGCCGGAGACTCTGTAttttaaagcccctgacatcactgtccacatatggaccgagacgtcaggggttcccttcAGGAACGTGTGTTAATCAGCCAGAGTGTATTAGACGCACGGATTGGGAATTTCGTAATCCTCATATGTGGTCAGTAACATCAGGGCCTTCGccatgagcagaatccccgtgcaGGGCGCTACCAATGCTCCGGCTAGGGACTCTGCAGTTGAAAGCACCCaaaatccctgtccatatatgaacactgacgtcaggggcttccccgggcacagtgcttcaAGTAGTTCTCTGCCTGGGGTTTTCGGgccacgtatcccactgtatgcctgtaCATTGGCATGCGTTGCTACCTTCGGGACTCCTCGTGACGTAAACCTCCGATCCAAGGAAAAAacaagatgtgaacagggccttaatgctGTGGGCAGGTGAGAGAAGGGAATTATTGGAATTCTTTTTGTACTTCAATGGTGGTCATGAAACTATCAAATTCTCATTGAAGTATAGTAGAGATAATCAATTTAAGATGTCAGTTTGGCCAGAAATTGGGACGACTTTGTGATGTATACCAAAActacagagaaaaaaaattacaatttcatGCACCAGCTATATTTAAAGTTGACCCGTTACCTCTCctgatatgtttattttttagcaATTACTTGTATTCTCCATGGAATAACAACTCTGGCTCATGTTTTCTTAGAACCCTGCATTgtgacgttcctctgttattcctcctagaaaggtAATCATAAATTGACCACGGGCGTtaacatttcccttgtcaaaaggGCGTGTTCCAATTTATCcagacatttccaggaggaacggAATAATGTCAGTCACCGGTCCTTTGATTGCTGGGACTGTAATACTGTTCCATActccagttttgtattttttgtattatgCTTGGGTTTTATCATTGTTTTTAATCGGTCATATGTGTTCCCAAAATAAACTTACACTTTTTATATCTCCGTTTGATCTGTACCACTTCTATAGAAAAAGTAATGGGTATATCTAGTTGCTATTATTAATGGTAGGTGGGCTACACCAGGGAAGGCATGATTCCTATTTAAGTCCAAGTACCATCCCAACCTCAGTGTTGCGTATCTGTGGGCATCAGGTGAGGTGGCGTCACGCGTGTCACAGACGCGTTACATCGCATACCCGTGCCGGCCATGTGACGTGGAAGCGCGGATCCACCGGTTAGGAGATATCATGCGTGGGATGACGACAACTGCCGACTGTAGTTATTGAATTCATGTGTAATGGTCTTCTCCGGTTTGGTTTGTCGTGGGGACAAATATACGGCTGCTATCATCATTACTCCAGACGCAGGATGGTGCCAGTCCCAAGCAACAGAGGATATATCACCAGTCCAGGCGATGTGGCCACCCCACCAGCAGAGCAGCTATGGCGCCTGAGTTAAGCAGCAATTTTGCgtaaatcgtggcaaaaaacacGACATGACTGCAATATGAAAGTTTACTCTTACAGATTATCCTACAACTACAGGGCTGGGGGTGTCTTTAAAGGTTTCTTGCAGGATATGGGGTATAGGCTCTCTATAAATGACAAAGAATGAAGAGCCTTGAATTTTCAAGCTGGCTGTAGATTATGGGATTTTATCAGAATGAaacgctacaatatatatatatatatatatatatacacataccgtgaaggaaataagtatttgatcccttgctgattttgtaagtttgcccgctgtcaaagtcatgaacagtctagaatttttaggcgaggttaattttaccagtgagagatagattatataaaaaaaaaaaaaagaaaatcacatagtcaaaatgatatatatttatttgcattgtgcacagagaaataagtatgtgaccccctaccaaccattaagagttcagcctcctccagaccagttactgctccaaatcaccttggtgcctgcattatagacagctcttacatggtcacctgtataagagactcctgtccacagactcaatgatcagtctgactctaacctctacaacatgggcaagaccaaagagctttctaaggatgtcagggacaagatcatagacctgcacaaggctggaatgggctacaaaaccataagtaagacgctggctgagaaggagacaactgttggtgcaatagtaagaaaatggaagacatacaaaatgactgtcaatccacatcgatctggggctccatgcaaaatctcacctcgtggggtatccttcatcctgaggaaggtgagagctcagccgaaaactacacgggggaacttgttaatgatctcaaggcagctgggaccacagtcaccaagaaaaccattggtaacacattacgccgtaatggattaaaatcctgcagtgcccgcaaggtccccctgctcaagaaggcacatgtacaggcccgtctgaagtttgcaaatgaacatccggatgattctgagagtgattgggagaaggtgctgtggtcagaggagactaaaattgagctctttggcattaactcaactcgccgtgtttggagaaagagaaatgctgcctatgacccaaagaacaccgtccccactgtcaagcatggaggtggaaacattatgttttgggggtgtttctctgctaagggcacaggacttcttcaccgcatcaatgggagaatggatggagccatgtaccgtcaaatcctgagtgacaacctccttccctccaccaggacattaaaaatggctcgtggctgggtcttccagcacgacaatgacccgtaacatacagccaaggcaacaaaggagtggctcaaaaagaagcacattaaggtcatggagtggcctagcctgtctccagaccttaatcccatcgaaaacttatggagggagctgaagatccgagttgccaagcgacagcctcgaaatcttaatgatttacagatgatctgcaaagaggagtgggccaaaattccatctaacgtgtgcaaacctcatcatcaactacaaaaaatgtctgactgctgtgcttgccaacaagggttttgccaccaagtattaagtcttgtttgccaaagggatcaaatacttatttctctgtgcacaatgcaaataaatatatataattttgacaatgtgatttgttttttttttaaatataatctatctctcactggtaaaattaacctagcctaaaaattctagactgttcatgtctttgacagtgggcaaacttacaaaatcagcaagggatcaaatacttatttccttcactgtatatatatggcaAAAATTGACTTACCTGAAATCTTCCTGGAGTCCTCGGCAGCACCCATGGGCTGTTCATCCCGACCCATTCTAGGACAGAACATGTTATAAAGCAGCAGACTTTACACGGTTAACAATAGGAAACACCCCTCCATTATAAATGCCACCCACTACCCCCTCCAAGTGTGAAGTAATACTAAAGCTACATCACTAAATATATTTATCGGGTGGCCGTCTGCTGCCTCGGACTCAAGGAAAAGAAAACTTCAGGTAAGTCCATTTTTGTCTTCCTTATCGTCCTCAGCAGAATGAACGGGACTTAATAAGCGAAGACGGGAAGGGGATATTTTGTaacgtgtaaggccccatgcacatgaccatatatttcatccgtaattacggacccattcatttctattggccaaagccacctttccgtatttttacggatgggagtCCGTGCTGAGCAAATGATACAacccgtcctattcttgtccgtaactaCGGCACGGACGCTCCcaaagaagcctatgggcgcttccgtaaatacagatggtGATGGATGTGCaaccgtaaaccgtccgtatttacggaagcattgctatgcaacatgttggtgacatttgcagctccttttttttttttacggatccgtatatacggatgaaatacagACCGTATTTACGAACACCCTTCCATATATATGGTTAAATTATGAATGACTACGGATccttatttacggacagtattttgggatagatgaaaatacggtcgtgtgcatggggccttactgaacACTCTTGTGCCAGGATCTGTACGCCCAGAAGGAACGACCAGTCTGTAACGAGAGAGGAAGGTTCGAGCAGAAGCCCAGGAAGCTGCTTCACAgttctcgctgcaggaccactgtcccgtactgtaatcatgttttcagtatgggacagtagttccacagagaggcacggactcctagcgtcgtacataactattgtcacggtgcggggtgtggacccactgggccgtaccgcgtagcggggatggcagctggccaaaccggaaagtacccagttcaatggttcagcgagagtacctgaggcaatcgtaggcagtggcgaggcggacacgtccagaaccaggcggtgggaagtcgttcggtgaggcgtagcagggtagcgtagactgtagcacagcacggtaggtagaacagcacggcaatagcacgagtagcacggaaacaggatacggaatacaggagcaaggtacactgggaggctggaagacactgggagaccataagcaagacgaacaacgggaaaacgaacaacgctctggcaaagggcaagagggcagagccatttttatagcccagggcatcctgggccagattacagtttttacaaaaacgtgcgcactgtccctttaaggccgtgcacgcgcgggcgcgcgcacccgccggagacactcggaatccggaagagagtgccggcgcctgactgggggacgacgctgcaggcaggtaagctgtccatggccacggccgtcggggttaacgaccgatcgacgggccgtggccatagacgttacaactatgatgctaggagccccgtcctttacggaccgaacatgctcgtgtgaatccagccttatagtggCACCTCACTCCGCTCTGCCCAGGGAACTGCTGTGGGTCGTGTGGAATGAGCACGAATCCCCTCCGGTACTGGAACGCCTTCCAATGAGTAACAAAGCGAAGAAGTGGATTTTAACCATCTGGCAAGAGTGGCTTTTCTGGCCACTTGACCTTTTCTCCCACCAATGAACAGCAAAAATAGTCCTTCAGACGGTCTAAAGTCTTTAGTTCTGTGCAGGTAGATCGGGACTGCTCTTATATCCTCCAACAACCGCAGAGGCTGCGCATCTTCACACTCTGCAATGGTAAATGGAGGTAGATAAAACTCTCGGTTAACATCAGTATCAGAAAGAACTTCAGGAAGAAAGCGGCAGGAGAAGTTCTTAACTGAACACAATCTGGTAGAACTTTCAAGTAAGGAGAGAGCCTGCAGCTCACCGACTCTTTTTGCCGGGgcaatagcaaccagcagaagAACTTTCCCAGAAATGATCTTGAGGTCCACTTCTTCAAGAGGCTCAAAAAGAATCAGTTGTCAGGCGTTTCAGGACAATCGCTAAATCCCAGACAGGACAAGGAGATTTTACATTAGGTCAGGAGATCTTGGTCCTTTTAAAGAAACACCTGATGAGGTGGTTATTTGAAAAGCTGAGATCCAGTGAGGCATGAATAGCAGAAAAACGGACACTAAAAGGTTTTCACCCTGCTCGAAAACCTTGTTGCAAAAATTCAAAGCAACTCGGCCGATTGAATATCTCTGGGGGATAGATCACGGGCTGTGCACCTAGTTGAAAAAAAATGCGCCAAACACAATTATAGACCTTCTGAGTAGAATCTCTTCAAGAAGACAATAgagtcttgatgacatcttgcaaAAGGCCTTGGTTATGGAGATTTATCCTCAATATGTATACCATCAGGTGCAAAATCTTCATGCCTGGGTGCAGAAATCTTTCCTGAAGAAGGAGATCCTCTGATAGGAAGTTTCCAACAAATTCTGTTTGAGAGTTCCAATAAGGCCTGAAACCAAGCCCTCCTGGACCGGAACGTAATTATTGCTAGGACCTTGGCCCTGTCTTGTCTGATCTTCTGTAGGCACCTGAATATcagttgcagggggggggggggggggggaaacagagTAATTTCCCCGTCCAGAGTCTCTGGATTGCACAGAATTTTTGAAGTTTCCTGTTGGAGGCAGTTGCCATAAAGTCCACTTCTGGTTGGCCTCATCTCTCTATTAACATCTCGAACACTAATGGATTTCCCTGCTCAGGAGATCTGCTGAGCAGTTTTCGGTGACTCTGATATGGACAGCTGCAATACTTACAAGGTGACATTTGCGGCCCAAGTAGGCGACATCAGGTACCAACCTGCTTGTTCAGGTAGAATACAGTCACCATGTTGTCTGACTGAACCTTCAGATGGGTACCTCTTATTCTGTTCGGGAAGTGGAACAAGGCCAGTCTCAGCACTTTCAATTCCCTGTAACTGGATGACATCTTGAGGTCCTGAGAAAACTAACCCTGAGAACTTGCTGTCCTGAGAACCCTAACCAAACATCATGAAGATGGGCACCCCAGCCGAGTTTGGAGGTGTCCGTAGTTAATATAATCCACTGGTGTGCAGCATGGATTTCCTTTTCAGAAGATACCTGTCCATCAGCCACCATCTGAGAGACAGCTTTGTTTTGGGAGAGATGACAATTCTCTTAATTAATCCGGCAGGGAGTCTGTTCCAAGATCTGAGGATCTCCGCTTGAAGTGGTCTGAGATGGGCTTTTGCCCACAGAACTGCACCTATAGAGGCAGTCAGAAGGCCCAGGACTCTCATTGCGTTCCTGATAGATATAACAGGGGAGAGGAGAATTGACAATACTGCATGCTGGATGATCAGAATCTTCTCTGTCGGAAGAAAATCTTTCATGGTTCTGGTGTCTATTTTGAGCCCCAGAAACTTGAGGGACCTGCTTGGGGAAAGTAGAGACTTTTCCCAATTGATTATGTAGCCATGGTCTTCGAGACAACATGTGAGGACTTGAATGTGTTCCATCAAGATCTCTGATAAGGAAGCTATTATCCACCAGTCGTCTAGATACGGGGCTAAGCATATTCCCTGAAGACGCAGTTTTGCAGCGAGCACCACAGATGTTTTGGTGAATACCCTTGGAGCAGATGAGAGACCAAACGGGAGGGCAGCAAATTGGAGGTGTTGAATCCTGTTGCCTTGATGATAAGCGACCCTTAGGAACTTGCTGTGTTCCGGGTGAATGGGTATGTGCAGGTACGCATCTTTGAGATCGATTTTTGCCATCACATCTTCTCTGGACAACAAGGCAATGGCATCCTTGagtgactccatcttgaattttttgAAGACAATTATTTAGACCTCTTAAGTCTATAATTAATCTCCACTTGCCGTTGGGTTTGGGAACGTGAAATACAAGGAAATAATAAAATTTTCCGATTTCCGCAGGAGGCACAGGCTCGAAGGC
The nucleotide sequence above comes from Rhinoderma darwinii isolate aRhiDar2 chromosome 11, aRhiDar2.hap1, whole genome shotgun sequence. Encoded proteins:
- the LOC142663484 gene encoding uncharacterized protein LOC142663484 isoform X1, with the protein product MSSCDVERILKSHMTEGILTLALEILYLLTGEDYTVVKTFGDHVTPSNRPHESGGRSRTQSPITEPPPHSLIPERNNEKILDLIHKIIELLTGEVPIRCQDVAVYFSMEEWEYIEEHKDLYKEVMTEDHRNHTPPGKRDLYKDIMMEDHRKRTSPGEGDLYKDVMTEDHQPLTLPDKKDLYKELMMEDHRNRTSPGKRDLYKDVTMGDHQPLTSADERDLYKEVMTEDHRNRTSTGKRDLYKDIITKDHQPFTLPDKKDLYKEVMMEDHQNRTSPGKKDLYKDVMMEDHHPLTLPDKKDLYKEVIMEDHRNRTSSGKRDLYKDVLMEAHQNRTSPGKRDLYKDVMMEDHHPLTLPDKKDLYKEVMMEDHRDRTSPGKRDLYKDVMMEAHQNRTSLGKRDLYKDVMMEDHHPLTSPGKRDLYKEVMMEDHQPLTLPDKKDLYKEVMMEDHQNRTLPGKRDLYKDVMTEDHQPLTLPDKKDLYKDVMMEDHHPLTLPDKKDLYKEVMMEDHRNSTPPGKRDLYKDVMMEAHRNRTSPVTVSPTDGSRERNPPERCPRSPYSQDCPEENLNIPQNHQVEDLIDFKVEVIEEEALVRYDRHFKEEEVPTAISTESRREDQDMGQDSPGEHPITSAMSHHYLFQADRSSDFSNHVALFPDQSYFDAQNSEQIGGETYSCSECGKLFMFNSKLFAHQRTHSAAKMILCSECGIFFSQKLSLVQHQKIHTDENSSSLVQHQFGNVAETSLNCSDCGESFTDKFVLLRHQRNHMEIKRFPCSECGKYFSLKSGLARHQRIHTGEKPFPCFECWKFFAVKSDLVKHQRIHTGEKPFPCSECGKRFTQKPHFIKHQRTHTGEKPFSCSDCGKRFSQKPHLVKHKRVHTGERPFVCSECGRCFTGKQILLKHQRVHLS
- the LOC142663484 gene encoding uncharacterized protein LOC142663484 isoform X2; protein product: MSSCDVERILKSHMTEGILTLALEILYLLTGEDYTVVKTFGDHVTPSNRPHESGGRSRTQSPITEPPPHSLIPERNNEKILDLIHKIIELLTGEVPIRCQDVAVYFSMEEWEYIEEHKDLYKEVMTEDHRNHTPPGKRDLYKDIMMEDHRKRTSPGEGDLYKDVMTEDHQPLTLPDKKDLYKELMMEDHRNRTSPGKRDLYKDVTMGDHQPLTSADERDLYKEVMTEDHRNRTSTGKRDLYKDIITKDHQPFTLPDKKDLYKEVMMEDHQNRTSPGKKDLYKDVMMEDHHPLTLPDKKDLYKEVIMEDHRNRTSSGKRDLYKDVLMEAHQNRTSPGKRDLYKDVMMEDHHPLTLPDKKDLYKEVMMEDHRDRTSPGKRDLYKDVMMEAHQNRTSLGKRDLYKDVMMEDHHPLTSPGKRDLYKEVMMEDHQPLTLPDKKDLYKEVMMEDHQNRTLPGKRDLYKDVMTEDHQPLTLPDKKDLYKDVMMEDHHPLTLPDKKDLYKEVMMEDHRNSTPPGKRDLYKDVMMEAHRNRTSPDGSRERNPPERCPRSPYSQDCPEENLNIPQNHQVEDLIDFKVEVIEEEALVRYDRHFKEEEVPTAISTESRREDQDMGQDSPGEHPITSAMSHHYLFQADRSSDFSNHVALFPDQSYFDAQNSEQIGGETYSCSECGKLFMFNSKLFAHQRTHSAAKMILCSECGIFFSQKLSLVQHQKIHTDENSSSLVQHQFGNVAETSLNCSDCGESFTDKFVLLRHQRNHMEIKRFPCSECGKYFSLKSGLARHQRIHTGEKPFPCFECWKFFAVKSDLVKHQRIHTGEKPFPCSECGKRFTQKPHFIKHQRTHTGEKPFSCSDCGKRFSQKPHLVKHKRVHTGERPFVCSECGRCFTGKQILLKHQRVHLS